Below is a window of Mycolicibacterium rhodesiae NBB3 DNA.
CCACCAGAACGGGAACGAACCGGCTTCGATCGGCGCGGGCGATGCGATCGGCCAGTCGAACAGCTTCTGCGTGCCGTGCATCGTGAACAGCAGGCCGAAGACGATGCGGAAGAGACTCAAGACGGGAGAGTGGTAGCCCGCCAGGCGCGCATCCAGATTGGTCGTCATGTAACTGCACCCTACGTGAGGACGGACAGGATTTTCCCAGCTGAATGCCCAAAGGGCCGGCGGCGCAAACGCCACCGGCCCCTGGAGTCAGAGCTGTCGAGTTACACGTCGTAATAGAGCGCGATCTCGTACGGGTGAGGACGGATCTGCACCGGCATGATCTCGTTCTCACGCTTGTAGGAGATCCACGTCTCGATCAGGTCCTCGGTGAAAACGCCACCCTCGGTGAGGTATTCGTGATCCTCCTCGAGCTTGTCGATCACCGCGGACAACGAGGTCGGTGCCTGCGGAATGCTGGCGGCCTCATCCGGCGGCAACTCGTAGAGGTCCTTGTCGACCGGGCTCTGCGGCTCGATCTTCTTCTTGATGCCGTCCAGGCCGGCCATCATCATCGCCGCGAACGCCAGGTACGGGTTGCCCGAGCTGTCCGGGGCCCGGAACTCGAGGCGCTTGGCCTTCGGGTTGTTGCCCGTGATCGGGATACGCACGGCGGCCGACCGGTTGCGCTGGCTGTACACCAGGTTGATCGGCGCCTCGTAGCCCGGCACCAGACGCTTGTAGGAGTTCACCGTCGGGTTGGTGAACGCCAGCAGCGACGGCGCGTGGTGCAGGATGCCGCCGATGTAGTGGCGCGCGATGTCCGACAGCCCGGCGTAACCGGACTCGTCGTGGAACAGCGGCGAGCCGTCCTTCCACAGCGACTGGTGGGCGTGCATACCCGAGCCGTTGTCACCGAACAGGGGCTTGGGCATGAACGTCACGGTCTTGCCCGCCGCCCATGCGGTGTTCTTCACGATGTACTTGAACAGCAGCAGATCGTCGGCCGCGTGCAACAGCGTGTTGAACTTGTAGTTGATCTCGGCCTGCCCGGCGGTGCCCACCTCATGGTGGCCGCGCTCGATCTCGAAGCCGGCGTTCTGCAGGTTCGTGGTGATCTGGTCGCGCAGGTCCACGTAGTGGTCATACGGCGCGACAGGGAAGTATCCACCCTTGGGGCGCACCTTGTAGCCGCGGTTGGGGGATCCGTCGGCCTCGAACGGCTCGCCGGAGTTCCACCAGCCGGCCTCGGAGTCGATCTCGTAGAAGGTGCCGTTCATCTTCGAGTCGAAGCTCACCGAGTCGAAGATGTAGAACTCGGCCTCGGCGCCGAAGTACGCGGTGTCGGCGATGCCGGTGCTGGCGAGGTAGTTCTCGGCCTTGCGGGCGACGTTGCGCGGGTCGCGCGAGTACGCCTCGCGGGTGAACGGATCGTGCACGAAAAAGTTGAGGTTCACCGTCTTGGCGGCGCGGAACGGATCGATGCGCGCGGTCTCGGGGTCCGGCAGGAGCATCATGTCGGACTCGTGAATCGACTGGAAGCCGCGCACCGACGAGCCGTCGAATGCCAAGCCGTCTTCGAAGACGCTCTCGTCGAATGCAGACGCCGGGATCGAGAAGTGCTGGACAACGCCGGGCAGATCGCAGAACCGGATGTCGACGTACTCGACTTCCTCGTCCTTGATCAACTTGATGACGTCGTCGGCCGTCTTATCTGCCACTGATAACTCTCCTTATATCTGGTAACCCGCGCGTTGACGCTAGGTACACGATGTTGCACCGTCGTCAACCGCATGTTGCGCCGAAGTTACGCAATGCCGCGGCGACAGCGGCCGATCACTGGTCACGCTGCCCGCATATCCTGAACAGTATGGCCCGCCCACTGGGGTCCTGGCTGTCGGGGTCCGCGCCTGGCAGTTATCCCGGACCCAACGACTATCCAGGTCAGCGACTTGGTCTGCCCGAGTCCGGTCCCGGCTCGATCGCCGGGTTCGGACGGCGTATCGCGGCACTGATGATCGACTGGTTCATCGCGTACGGCCTCGTCGGCCTCGTCGTCGCCCTCGGTTTGATGAGCCAGCAGAACTTCCTCTACACCCCGATGGGGTCCACATCCATTGCCGTGGTCTGGGTGGTGCTGGGCATCATTTCGGTGCGACTGTTCGGATTCACCCCAGGTCAGCTGGTGCTCGGTCTGCGGGTTGCGTCCATCGACAACCGGATTCACGTCGGCATCGGCCGTGCGACCGTGCGCGGAATTCTGGTGTTCTTCGTGATCCCGGCGCTGTTCACCGACAGCGACCTGCGCGGCTATCAGGACCGCTTCACCAACACCGCCGTGGTCCGGCGCTGAGAGCTCAAGCCTCGTGGCGGATCTGGCCATTCATCATGGTCAGCATGACCGTCGCCTGGTGGATGTCGTGCGGGTCGACCTCGAGGATGTTGCGGTCCAAAACGATCATGTCCGCGAGCTTGCCCTGCTCCAGCGACCCCACCTTGTCGTCCAGCCGGATCTGATAGGCCGCGCCGAGCGTATTGGCATGCACCGCCTGCGCGACTGACAACCGCTGGTCGGCGGGAGCCAGCACCGGCGCGTCCGGTTGGCCGATCAGCTGCCGGGTCACGCCGAGCTGAATCGAGTCCAGTGGCTTGTAGGTCGAGAAATAGCCAGCTGCCGGCCAGTCCGTGCCGAACGAGATGCGACCCCCCGCTTTCAGGACGTCCTGCGGTCGGTACATCAGGTCCTGACGAGGCCTGCCGTACCGGGCTGCCATGTTCACCACGGTGTCGGGGTCCGCTGATATCCAGTTCGCGGAGAACTGGGCGACCACGCCCAGCTCACCGAATCGCTGATTGTCCGGATCCTGGACATACACGAGATGGGCGATGGTGTGTCTGCGGTCGCGGGGCGGATTCGCCGCGATGGCCCGCTCGACGGCGTCGAGCGCGGTGCGGGTGGTCCGTTCACCGCAGGCATGGACGTGCACGTCGAAACCGGCGGCGTCCACTTCGGCGACGAGTCGCCGCCACTGCTCTTCGGTGAATGGCGATGCGCCGGTGGAGTCGGGTTTGTCGGCATACGGCTCGATCAGCCACGCGGTGTATCCGCCTTGGGTGCCGTCACCGATCACCTTGACCGCGCCGACTCCGATCAGCTCCGTCGAGATCCGATTGCGGATATCGGTCAGCTTGGCCACCGCGTCGTCGACGGGCGCCGACTTCACGCTGTAGGAGGCGACCACCCGGAAGGGCAGCGCGCCCTTGGCCTCGGTGTCGGCGTAAAGCTCGATCAGGGCACCCTGGTCGTCGCCGATTGGCGGCACACCTGCGTCGAACACCGACGTGATGCCCGCGGCCGACGCCTTGGGCAACCACGCCTCCATCAGGGTGCCCATGGTCTCCGGGGAGATCGGTTCGATGGCGTTGACGAGCGCCAGCACGGCGTTGACTTCGAGGACGTATCCGGTGGGCTCGCCGTTCTCGTCGCGTACGTAGTAGCTGAATCCCGGTATGGGGTCCTCGGATTCGCGGGTGACGCCGGCGACTTCCAGGGCCTTGCTGTTGGCCCACAGGCTGTGTCCGTCGATGGCGAAGAAGAAGCCGGGCCGGTCGGGCAGTACCTTGTCGAGATCGGCCCGGGTCGGACCGTTCGGGCCGAACATGTCCACGCGCCAACCGAATCCACGCACCGGACCGTCGGGATTCTCCTTCGCGTACTTCGCGATCGCGGCCAGCGCGTCGGCTCCCGTCGGCACCTGCAGATCCACCCCTGTGGTCAGGAACGCTCCGAGGAACGGATGGATGTGGCCCTCGACGAACCCGGGCATGAGCAGCCGGCCGTCGAGGTCGATGACTCTGGTCTGAGCTCCGGCCAGCGCCATGGCGCCCGCCTCGTCGCCGACGTAGCTGATCGTGGTGCCGGTGACGGCGAGAGCCTGCGCCCACGGTGCTGCGGTGGACACCGTGTAGATCGGGCCGTTGCGGAACACGAAGTCGGCCCGATCGGGATCTGCCCCGGCCGAGGTCTCGCGCTCCCCGGTTCCGGGCTGCACCGAACACGCGTTGGCCGCCGCCACCCCGGCCGTGACTGCGGCGGCGGTCAATAGGGTGCGACGTGTCAGGCGCGCGCGGCGCTTACCGCCGAACGCCGCGAAGTGCGGCGCCCATTCGCACGCAGTGCACACCGAGCGCGACTATTTCCGTCGCACAGTGCGTTGTACGCCGCGCATCTTGGCCTGCGTCGGCAGCGGCCCCTTGGGCATCGCGGCGGGTCCGATCTTGGTGCCGAGTGCGGCCAGCCGCGACTCCAGCGAGTCCATCTGCTTGACGGTGATGTTGGCGGGCAGCTTGTTGAGGTGGCGTTCGAGCTTCGCCAGCGGAACCTGGTCGTCACCGTTGCCGATCACGATGTCGTAGATCGGGACGTCGCCGACCAGTCGGGCGGTGCGCTTCTTCTCCTGCGCCAGCAGCGGCTTGACCCGTGTTGCCGAACCCTCGCCGACGAAGATCACACCGGGACGGCCGATCACGCGGTGCACCGCGTCGAAGTGACCGGTGGCCGCGACGCCGGGAGTGACCCGCCACTTACCGCGTAGGTTGTCCAGCGCCCATGCCGCCGCACCGGTCTGGCCCTCGGCCTTGCGGTACACCGATTTCTGCGCGCGCCGCCCGAAGATGATGAACGCGACAAGCGCGCCGAACACCACGCCGAGCGGAATCATCAAGTAGGTGGTGAACCCGCCGGCGAACAGCCCGAGCGCCACCGAGGCCGCGACGATCAGCACGAACGCGCCGATCATGTACGGCAGCAGCCGCTTGTCCTCTTTGCGCTGAATCTGAAACGCCTGCCACAGCTGACTGCGTCGCTCCTTGGAGGCAGCCTTTCGGGCCGCCTTGGCCTCGGCCTTGGCCGCCTTGTTGGCGGCGGCATTGCGGGTTTTCGCCATTGCTTCAGGATACGGCGGGGTCGGAAGCCCGGGACGCAACCGCCTGTACGTAGAGGCGACCGGCGCGATACGACGACCGGACGAGGGGACCCGCGAGCACACCGGCGAAACCGAGTTCGGCTGCGAAGCGCTCGTGCTCGACGAATTCCTCGGGTTTGACCCAGCGCTCGACGGGGTGATGCCGCACCGACGGCCGCAGGTACTGCGTGATCGTGACGAGGTCGCACCCCGCCCGGTGGAGGTCGGTCAGCGCGTCGCGGACCTCGTCGGGGGTCTCACCCATGCCGAGAATGAGGTTGGACTTGGTGACCAGGCCGTCGGCGCGGGCGGCGGTGAGCACCGAAAGGCTGCGCTCGTAGCGGAACCCCGGTCGAATCCTTTTGAAGATGCGGGGCACCGTTTCGACGTTGTGCGCCAACACTTCTGGACGCGAAGCGAAGACCTGCGCCAGCAGGTCCGGGTCGGCGTTGAAGTCCGGGATCAGCAGCTCCACCCCGGTGTTGGGGTTGAGCTCCTTGATGGCGCGCACGGTCTCGGCATACAGCCAGGCGCCCCCGTCGGGAAGGTCGTCGCGCGCCACACCGGTCACCGTCGAGTAGCGCAGCCCCATCGCCTGCACGCTTTCGGCGACGCGGCGCGGCTCGTCGCGGTCCAGTTCGGCGGGCTTGCCGGTGTCGATCTGGCAGAAGTCGCAGCGGCGGGTGCACTGCTCGCCGCCGATGAGGAAGGTGGCCTCGCGGTCCTCCCAGCATTCGAAGATGTTCGGACAGCCCGCTTCCTCGCAGACGGTGTGCAGGCCTTCGCGCTTCACCAGTGCCTTGAGCTCCTGGTACTCCGGGCCCATCTTGGCTCGGGTCTTGATCCACGGCGGCTTACGCTCGATCGGCGTCTCGGCATTCCTGACCTCGAGACGCAGTAGCTTTCGGCCTTCTGGAGCCGCATGGCCGGCGACATTGGACCCTGGAGCCGCATGGCCGGCGACATTAGACCCTCGAGCGACTGTCACTGGGTCAATGCTACCGACAGTCGGCCGTCGAGTGCGTCTGCGACGGCGTCGGCCACCGGTTCGGCGACGTCCTCGACGCCGATGCGCCGGCCCAGTTCAGCGGTCAACGAGGTCACTCCGGCGTCGGAGATACCGCACGGCACGATCGCGGAGAACGCGCCGAGGTCGCAGTCGCAGTTGAGCGCGAACCCGTGCAGTGTCGTCGACCGCGACACCCGGATGCCGACCGCGGCCACCTTCCGGGCCGGCCCGGTCGACCCGGCCACCCACACCCCGGAGCGGCCCTCGATCCTGCGAGTCTGTAGACCGAGATCCGCACACACCTTGATGAGTGATTCCTCCAGCCGGCGAACGAAATTCACCACATCCAGAGGTTCGGCCAGGCCGATGACGGGATAGCCGACCAACTGCCCGGGGCCGTGCCAGGTGATCTTGCCGCCGCGGTCGGTGTCGATCACCGGAGTGTCATCGGCGGGCCTCTCCTCGGGCAGTGTGCGCCTGCCCGCGGTATAGACCGACGGGTGTTCGAGTAGCAACAGGGTGTCGGGGCCACCGGCGATACGCGCTTCGGCCACGTCGCGCTGTAGATCCCACGCCTGTCGGTAGTCGACGGTGCCCAGTCGTCGCACGTCGATGGGTGTGTTCACCGACCTGATCGACACCGGCGTCATACCGTCGACCGTACGCGCTAGCCGGCCTTCGGCGCGGTGGCGAATGCCAGCGCCTCGCCGATCGTGTTGTGGTGGAACTCGAATCCGGCTCGCTCCAACGCCGCGGGGATGGCACGCTGGCCGCCGAGCAGGCCTTCGTCGGCGAATTCGCCGAACGCGGCCCGCAGCGCGAAGCCGGGCACCATCAGCGGTGTGGGGCGATTCACCGCACGTCCCATGGCTGCGGTGAATTCCGCGTTGGTGACCGGCGCCGGTCCGGTGAGATTCACCGGACCCGACAACGTGTCGTGGGTGATCGCGAAGAGCACCGCGCGCACCTGATCCTCCAGGCTGATCCACGGCATGTACTGGCGTCCCTTGCCGAGCCGCGCGCCCAACCCCAGCGAGAACAGCCGCTTGAGGCGCCCGAGCACTCCGCCCGCCTCGGTCAGCACCAGTCCGGTGCGCAACAGCACCACCCTGGCGCCGTCGTTGTCCGCCACCGCGGTCGCTGCCTCCCAGTCCTGGCAGAGCTGGGACAGGAATCCGCCACCCGCCGGCGCGGTCTCGTCGACGACGCGGCTGCCGGTGTCGCCGTAGTAACCGACTGCGCTGGCATTGATCAGCACCGGCACGCCGGCGTCGACGACCGCCGCGGACAGCACCTCCGTCGGCCCGATGCGACTGTCGCGCAGGCTCTGCTTGAACGCACCTGACCATCGCTTGTCCCCGACGTTGACCCCGCACAGGTTCACCACGGCGTCGACGTCGGCCAGTGAACTCGGGTCGAATTCGCCGGTGTCGGGATTCCAGAACACCTCGTCGGCGCTGGACGGAGCGCGACGCACGATCCGCAGCACCCGCCGATCGGTGGCCCGCAGGGCGTACACCAGTGCGGAACCGATCAGACCGGAGGAACCGGCGATAGCGATGACGGCGGACACAGCAGGCGCAAGTCCTTTCCGGTATTCCGGTTACAGGCTTAGATCGGCCTCGAATGCGCCCTCTTCGAGGCGGCGCTTGATGGTGGTCACGAAGCGTCCGGCGTCCGCGCCGTCGATCAGCCGGTGATCGTAGGTCAGCGGCAGGTAGCAGACCGAGCGCACGCCGATCGACTCGTTGCCCAAGGAGTCGACGATCACCCGCGGCCGCTTCACGATCGCGCCGGTACCGAGCATCGCCGCCTGCGGCGGGACCAGGATCGGGGTGTCGAAGAGTGCGCCCTGACTACCGATGTTCGTGATGGTGAACGTGCCGCCGGACAACTCGTCGGGCTTGAGGTCGCCCGAGCGAGCGCGCTCGGCGATGTCGGCGATCGCGCGTGCCAGCCCGGCCAGCGACAGGTCACCGGCGTTCTTGACCACCGGTGAGAGCAGACCCTGTTCGGTGTCGACGGCGAACCCGAGATGCTCGGCGTCGTAGTAGGTGATCTCCTTGGACTCTTCGTCGTAGCTCGCGTTGACGTTCGGATGCGTCTTCAGCGCGTCGATCACCGCCCGGGCGATGAACGGCAGATACGTCAGGTTGACGCCCTCGCGTTCGGCGAAGTCATTCTTCGCGCGTGCCCGCAGCGCCACGATCTTGGTCATGTCGACCTCGTGCGTCTGCGTCAACTGTGCTGTGGCCTGCAGAGATTCGCGGGTCTTCTTCGCGGTGATCTGACGGATCCGATTGGCCTTCTGCGTCGTGCCGCGCAGGTGCGCCAGAGCCGGCGCGGGTGCGGGCGCCTCCTTGGGAGCCGCGCCCCCCGACGGCGCCTTGGCCGCAGGCTCGGCCGCCGGGGCCTTCTTGGCCTCCGCCGCCGCGACGACGTCCTGCTTGCGGATCCGGCCGCCGACACCGGTTCCCTTCACCGACGCGAGGTCGATGTCGTTCTCCGCTGCCAGCTTTCGCACCAGCGGAGTGACGTACGGCGAGCCGTCACCCGACGGTGCTTGGGCGGCAGGCTCCGATTTCGGCTCGGCCTTGGGTTCTTCTTTGGGCTCAGCCTTGGGTTCGGGCTTCGGCTCTTGCTTCGGCTCTTCCTTCGGCTCGGCCTTGGGTTCTTCGTTGGGCTCGGCTTTCGGCTCCGGCTTCTTTTCTTCCTTCGGCTCTTCTTTGGGTTCCGGCTCGGGTTCCGGCTCGGGCTCTGGTTCGTCGTCGGACGCCGCATCCGCGTCGCCGATCTTGGCCAGCTCCCCGCCGACCTCGACGGTGTCGTCTTCTTCGGCGGTGATCGACACAAGTGTCCCGGCCACCGGCGACGGGATCTCGGTGTCGACCTTGTCCGTCGACACCTCGACGAGCGGCTCATCGACCTCGACCGTGTCGCCGACCTTCTTCAGCCACCGGGTCACCGTGCCCTCGGTCACCGACTCGCCCAGCTCTGGCATCTTCACCGATGTCGCCGAGCCCGACGACTTGGCGGCCGGCTTGGACTCGGGCTCGGATGCAGGCTCCGGCTCGGGTTCGTCCTCCTGCTCTTCGGCGGCGGGTTCCTCCTGAGCGGCAGGCTCTTCGGCCGGCTTCTCTTCTTCGGCGGGTTCCTCGTCGGACGTTTCGTCGGGCTTTTCATCGGACCCGGCGTCGTCGCCGCCGGATTCGCCCTCCTCACCGATCACCGCCAACTCGCCGCCGACCTCGACGGTGTCGTCCTCCTGGGCGACGATCTTCTTCAGCACGCCCGCGGCGGGCGAAGGGATCTCGGTGTCGACCTTGTCGGTGGAGACCTCCAGCAGCGGCTCATCTTGCTCGACTGTGTCGCCCTCTTGCTTGAGCCAGCGGGTGACAGTCCCCTCGGTCACGCTCTCGCCGAGTGCGGGCATCTGAACGGAGATGGCCATGTGTTGGGGCTCCCTCGAACGGTCTGTCGCAGGTGGTCGGATTCTGTGTTCCCATCCTGTCACGTTCGTATCAACAGTTCGCCGCAGACTCGGTGACCCACCGCTCTGGCACTATCGAAGTAGGTGACGAAGGGATTGGACCCGCGGTGGGTTTGTTCGACAGGTTTGGGCGCGGCGGGCGCAAGAGAAAGAGTGGCGGCAGCGACCCGGCCGCGGATCTGAAGTACCTCCGGCAGTGGGTCGCCGAGCACCACGGCGTCGAGGCCTTCGTGGAACCGCGAACCACGGTCACCGACCTCACGGTCGTGCTGGTGGCCGCAGACGGCGAGTGGACCCGGCGGCGTGCCGGGGGAGACGCGGGAGCCCGACGCCTTTCCGATCGACTCAACATCCCGGTGTACGACGTACAGAAGGTCGGCTACCCGCAGCGGATGCGCGATTTCGACGCCCGGCGCCGGATCGAACGCAAACGCGCCGCCCGCGAGGAGCTCGAAGAGCGGTAGGCGTAGTGTCGCCCCATATCGATACCAGCGGTATGAGCTACTGGAAGTAACGCTAAACATCGCGGGAGGTCCGATGCGGTTCGTCGACAGCAGTGGCGATGTCCAGATCGCCGTCTACGAAGAGGGCAATCCCGACGGACCCACTCTGGTTCTCGTGCACGGCTGGCCCGATTCCCATGTGCTGTGGGACGGTGTCGTCCCGTTGCTGGCGGACCGGTTCCGCATCGTGCGCTACGACAACCGCGGGGTCGGGCACTCGTCGGCGCCGAAATCGACGTCCGAGTATCGGATGTCCTGTTATGCAGATGATTTCGCCGCGGTAATCGACAGCGCTGCACCCGGTGAGAAGGTGCACGTGCTGGCGCACGACTGGGGCTCGGTGGGGATCTGGGAGTACCTTTCCCGTTCTGGCGCAAGTGATCACATCGCCTCGTTCACGTCGATATCGGGTCCGAGCGCCGATCACATGAACCGGTTCATCATCGGCAGTCTCAAACGGCCCTATCATCCGCGGCGGTTCCTGCGGGGGCTGAGCCAGCTGCTGCGGCTGTCCTACATGATCTTCTTCTCGATACCCGTGCTGGCGCCGGTGGCGGTGCGTCTTTTCATCGCCGACGGCATCAAGCGCGCTCTCACGCTGCGAGACGGTATCCCCGCCGATCGGTTGCAACATTCGGAAAGCTACGAACGCGATGCCGCTAGCAGCATCAAGGTATACGGCGCCAACTACTTTCGTACACTGCGTTCGGCACGCAAAGACCACTACGTCAATGTGCCGGTTCAGGTCATCGTGACCACGCGCGATCAGTTCGTGCGGCCGTTCATCTACGACGAGATCAACCACTGGGTACCCCGGTTGTGGCGTCGCGACATCAAGTCCGGCCACTGGGCGCCGATGTCGCACGCGCCGATGATCGCAGCGTCGGTGGCCGAGTTCGTCGACCATCTCGAGGGTAAGCAGACGGCCCGCGGACTACTGCGTGCGCAGGTCGGCCGCCGGCGTGACGACTTCGGCGACACGCTGGTCTCCGTCACCGGGGCCGGCAGCGGCATCGGGCGCGCCACTGCGCTCGAATTCGCCAAGCGGGGAGCCGAAGTCGTGATCAGCGACGTCAACGAGGCCGGTGTCAAACAGACCGCCGCGACGATCGCCGAACGCGGCGGCGTCGCGCATGCCTACACCCTCGATGTCGCTGATGCGGACGCCGTCGAACGGTTCGCCGAGCAGATCTGTGAAGAACACGGCGTTCCGGACATCGTCGTCAACAATGCGGGCGTCGGTCACACCGGAATGTTCCTCGACACGCCGGCCGTCGAATACGACAGGGTGCTCGACATCAACTTCGGCGGAGTCGTCAACGGCTGCAGGTCCTTTGGGCGGCGTCTGGTCGACCGGGGCACCGGCGGCCACATCGTGAACGTGTCATCCATGGCGGCGTACTCGCCACAGCAGTCGATGAACGCCTATTCCACCAGCAAGGCCGCGGTCTTCATGTTCGGCGACTGTCTGCGGGCCGAGCTGGACCAGGCGGGCGTCGGGCTGACCACGATCTGTCCGGGGGTGATCGACACCGATATCGTCCGCACCACCCGATTCGATGTGCCCGCCGACAAGGCCGACAGGGTCGACGCACGTCGTGCACAGATCGAAAAGGCCTTCGCCGCAAGGCGATACGGTCCCGAGAAGGTCGCCAAGGCGATCGTGTCATCGGTGCAGAAGAACAAGGCGATCCGGCCGGTCGCGCCAGAGGCGTACGTCCTCTACGGGGTCTCCCGAGTGCTGCCGCAGGTGATGCGCAGCACCGCCCGTGGCAAGGTGCTGTAGACAGCGCGTGGACGCCTGATGCGCGGCCGAGTGTGGGGTTTTTGCACGCCACACCGGCCTGATGTGTGCGGGTAACCCACGTTCGGCAGAGTTCTCCGATCAGCCGTTCACGGCTACTGCCGATCAGCCGTTCACGGCTACTGCCGATCAGCCGTTCACGGCTATGTCCTCCAGGACTGCGAACATCGTCCGCGTCGGCACCCCGGTGCCGCCCTTTCCGGTGTAACCCCATGGGCCGCCGGTGTTGTATGCCGGGGCGGCGACGTCGATATGCGCCCACTGCACACCGTCGGCCACGAACTCGCGCAGGTACGTGCCCGCGACGAGCATTCCGGCGTAGCGCGAACCGCTGACGTTGGCCAGGTCGGCCACCGTCGACTTGAGGTCGTCTTTGAGCTCCTCGGGCAGCGGCATCGGCCAGGCATTCTCGCCGACCTCCTGCGAGCGTTCGGCCACGCGGTCCCGGAACTCGTCGCTGCCCATGACGCCCGGCGTGCGCGCGCCCAGCGCCACGGTCTGCGCTCCGGTCAACGTCGACGTCTCGATCAGGTAATCGGGGTCATCCTCGCAGGCGCGGACGATCGCATCGGCCAGGATCAGCCTGCCCTCGGCGTCGGTGTTGAGCACCTCGACGGTGATGCCGCCGTACTGCGTGAGCACATCGCCTGGCCGCTGTGCGGTCGCCGAGGGCATGTTCTCCGCCATCGGCACCGTGGCGACGACGTCGATCGGCAGCTTCTGCCTGGCGGCCAGCACCACGGTCGCGATGACGGCGGCGGCCCCACCCATGTCCGAGGTCATGTGATGCATGTTGGCGGCGGGCTTGATGGAGATGCCGCCGGTGTCGAACGTGATGCCCTTGCCGACCAGCGCCACCTTCTTGGGCTTACGCCCCTTGCCACCCCTGTGGCTCAGCCGTACCAGGCGCGGCGGACGCGACGATCCCTTGCCGACGCCGACGATTCCGCCGTAGCCGTCCTTGGCCAGCGCCTTGTCGTCGACGACCTCGACCTCGAGTCCGGCGGCCTTGCCCAGAGCCTCTGCGCGCTTGGCGAATTCGGCAGGAAAGAGGTGCGACGGCGGCGTATTGACGAAATCGCGGGCAGTGGCCACCGCGGCCGCGATGTCCGTGGCCCTGGCCGCCGCGTCCTTCGTCTTCGATTTCGTGTCGGCGGTCAGCGCGGTGATGCTCCGCAACCCGTTGTCCTTGGGAGCGGTCTTCTCGCTACGAAAATCGCTGAACCGGTATGCGCCAAGGATCAGCCCCTCGATCGCGGCACTCACATCGATGTCCGACAGCGTGGTGATGACGGTCTCGGTGCCGTTCAGCGACCGCGCGGCAACCCCTGCGGCGCGACGGATCGCGTCGGCGGGCCACGCGTCACGGTTCTTGCCGAGTCCGACCGCCAGCACGCTGGCCACCGGGAGCGACGGGGCGACCACCCGGGTGACCTGCTCGGAACCCCCCTTGGCGCCGAGCGCCTCGAGGGCGACCTCGATCTCGCCCACGCCCTCAGCGTCGAGGAACGGATTGGAAACCACCGTCGCCCTGGAGTCCTCGTCGGTGCCGCTGACCACTGCGACGATCAGGACGGCGTCGTCGACCTTGCGTTTGGGCAGCGACGAACTGACGGTGACGGTGGGGACCTGAAAACCGGTACTGGCGGGGCTCACGAGGGATAACCCTAGCGCTCAGCGCGACAAGTGCAGGTCGTAGGCCGGAACCGGGTCGTCGAAACCCTTGAGTATCAACGGTTCCTGGGGGATCGCAGGCCATTCCGGCAGTCTGTCGCGGACATCGGTGGACGCCAGGATCTGGCCCGGCGCCGCGGCGGCCACCAGGCGTGCGGCGAGGTTGACCGGGGTCCCGAAGTAGTCGCCACCGATGCCCAGCAGCGAGCCGTAGGCCAGACCGGCGCGTACCTGCAGGCCGGTCTCGCGAGCCCGCGGATGCTCGACGAGATCCATCGCCACCTTGACCAGCAGTTCGGGTGTCGAGGTCACCCACATCACC
It encodes the following:
- the sucB gene encoding 2-oxoglutarate dehydrogenase, E2 component, dihydrolipoamide succinyltransferase, whose product is MAISVQMPALGESVTEGTVTRWLKQEGDTVEQDEPLLEVSTDKVDTEIPSPAAGVLKKIVAQEDDTVEVGGELAVIGEEGESGGDDAGSDEKPDETSDEEPAEEEKPAEEPAAQEEPAAEEQEDEPEPEPASEPESKPAAKSSGSATSVKMPELGESVTEGTVTRWLKKVGDTVEVDEPLVEVSTDKVDTEIPSPVAGTLVSITAEEDDTVEVGGELAKIGDADAASDDEPEPEPEPEPEPKEEPKEEKKPEPKAEPNEEPKAEPKEEPKQEPKPEPKAEPKEEPKAEPKSEPAAQAPSGDGSPYVTPLVRKLAAENDIDLASVKGTGVGGRIRKQDVVAAAEAKKAPAAEPAAKAPSGGAAPKEAPAPAPALAHLRGTTQKANRIRQITAKKTRESLQATAQLTQTHEVDMTKIVALRARAKNDFAEREGVNLTYLPFIARAVIDALKTHPNVNASYDEESKEITYYDAEHLGFAVDTEQGLLSPVVKNAGDLSLAGLARAIADIAERARSGDLKPDELSGGTFTITNIGSQGALFDTPILVPPQAAMLGTGAIVKRPRVIVDSLGNESIGVRSVCYLPLTYDHRLIDGADAGRFVTTIKRRLEEGAFEADLSL
- a CDS encoding leucyl aminopeptidase; amino-acid sequence: MSPASTGFQVPTVTVSSSLPKRKVDDAVLIVAVVSGTDEDSRATVVSNPFLDAEGVGEIEVALEALGAKGGSEQVTRVVAPSLPVASVLAVGLGKNRDAWPADAIRRAAGVAARSLNGTETVITTLSDIDVSAAIEGLILGAYRFSDFRSEKTAPKDNGLRSITALTADTKSKTKDAAARATDIAAAVATARDFVNTPPSHLFPAEFAKRAEALGKAAGLEVEVVDDKALAKDGYGGIVGVGKGSSRPPRLVRLSHRGGKGRKPKKVALVGKGITFDTGGISIKPAANMHHMTSDMGGAAAVIATVVLAARQKLPIDVVATVPMAENMPSATAQRPGDVLTQYGGITVEVLNTDAEGRLILADAIVRACEDDPDYLIETSTLTGAQTVALGARTPGVMGSDEFRDRVAERSQEVGENAWPMPLPEELKDDLKSTVADLANVSGSRYAGMLVAGTYLREFVADGVQWAHIDVAAPAYNTGGPWGYTGKGGTGVPTRTMFAVLEDIAVNG
- a CDS encoding SDR family oxidoreductase, whose protein sequence is MRFVDSSGDVQIAVYEEGNPDGPTLVLVHGWPDSHVLWDGVVPLLADRFRIVRYDNRGVGHSSAPKSTSEYRMSCYADDFAAVIDSAAPGEKVHVLAHDWGSVGIWEYLSRSGASDHIASFTSISGPSADHMNRFIIGSLKRPYHPRRFLRGLSQLLRLSYMIFFSIPVLAPVAVRLFIADGIKRALTLRDGIPADRLQHSESYERDAASSIKVYGANYFRTLRSARKDHYVNVPVQVIVTTRDQFVRPFIYDEINHWVPRLWRRDIKSGHWAPMSHAPMIAASVAEFVDHLEGKQTARGLLRAQVGRRRDDFGDTLVSVTGAGSGIGRATALEFAKRGAEVVISDVNEAGVKQTAATIAERGGVAHAYTLDVADADAVERFAEQICEEHGVPDIVVNNAGVGHTGMFLDTPAVEYDRVLDINFGGVVNGCRSFGRRLVDRGTGGHIVNVSSMAAYSPQQSMNAYSTSKAAVFMFGDCLRAELDQAGVGLTTICPGVIDTDIVRTTRFDVPADKADRVDARRAQIEKAFAARRYGPEKVAKAIVSSVQKNKAIRPVAPEAYVLYGVSRVLPQVMRSTARGKVL
- a CDS encoding TIGR01777 family oxidoreductase, which gives rise to MSAVIAIAGSSGLIGSALVYALRATDRRVLRIVRRAPSSADEVFWNPDTGEFDPSSLADVDAVVNLCGVNVGDKRWSGAFKQSLRDSRIGPTEVLSAAVVDAGVPVLINASAVGYYGDTGSRVVDETAPAGGGFLSQLCQDWEAATAVADNDGARVVLLRTGLVLTEAGGVLGRLKRLFSLGLGARLGKGRQYMPWISLEDQVRAVLFAITHDTLSGPVNLTGPAPVTNAEFTAAMGRAVNRPTPLMVPGFALRAAFGEFADEGLLGGQRAIPAALERAGFEFHHNTIGEALAFATAPKAG